A stretch of the Sorangium aterium genome encodes the following:
- a CDS encoding bifunctional serine/threonine-protein kinase/formylglycine-generating enzyme family protein — protein MAEPSDDPFGLSGQTIEGKYRVAAVIGDGGFGVVYRGMHEGFGELIAIKCLKLPASLDAAERDALLETLRGEGRILHRLSRATSGIVQALDVGAFTTQAGVWVPYLVLEWLEGQTLGQYLRERRERGEAGMSIAEAIQLLTPAARALAVAHAHKVAHRDVKPANLFLTQVGGARTLKVLDFGIAKVLSDHPTFTEALAATRQGPSAFTPRYGAPEQFNKARGATGPWTDVFALGLIFVELVSGRRALEGDDPTQLYVASADPAVRPTLRARGLPDAPEAIERVLDKALAIEPKHRFTSAGEFWDALSAAAHGERAGSFAGRGGSSPEQAAGQSTAEYAAAQGLGVAVGPSEPTMLADAHAPAPARPAVVKVSQGASGPQAAGASGPQAAGATGGAAPRARDGAGALATGGSRTAQVEDSMIETVAPARPPAAGAAPHLGAAPHPGAAPHPGAAPHPQAAAGGPPHATPPPHAAPPHRRSTARAALPWFVAALVLGGAGATAYVLTRAPDKKPAKAPAARTTAASSAGRTAPAAAGVPAPATAAPTASASAAAPSAEPAAPAAPPADMVFIGPISTTIGAAGEARQVTLTRGFYIDRNEVTVRAYRACMQQRMCSTADHVSLTPELLPGAQAPVGPEEQREVELWTRRCNEPRNATGHPINCVDYSQAESYCRFRGRRLPTEAEWEVAARGAAGRAFVWGDEAPACERACYDRNEGCLARGADVSTCASGAHPSDRTPEGIYDLAGNVSEWVSDGLVFPPPGGENPQGDPSFPLKVVRGGSFLDGPEKLSATYRTAAAPVTAHAWIGFRCAMDAPAQDGAAAQPPAPAPQAAPAEQGAAAP, from the coding sequence ATGGCGGAGCCGTCCGACGATCCGTTTGGCCTCTCGGGGCAGACCATCGAGGGGAAGTACCGCGTCGCCGCCGTCATCGGCGACGGCGGGTTCGGCGTCGTCTACCGCGGGATGCACGAGGGCTTCGGCGAGCTCATCGCGATCAAGTGCCTGAAGCTGCCGGCCTCGCTCGACGCCGCGGAGCGGGACGCGCTGCTCGAGACGCTGCGGGGCGAGGGGCGGATCCTGCACCGGCTGTCGCGGGCCACCTCGGGCATCGTGCAGGCGCTCGACGTCGGCGCGTTCACCACCCAGGCCGGCGTGTGGGTGCCCTACCTGGTGCTGGAGTGGCTCGAGGGCCAGACGCTCGGGCAATACCTCCGGGAGCGCCGCGAGCGGGGCGAGGCCGGCATGTCGATCGCCGAGGCGATCCAGCTGCTCACGCCGGCCGCGCGCGCGCTCGCCGTCGCGCACGCGCACAAGGTCGCGCACCGGGACGTGAAGCCGGCGAACCTGTTCCTCACCCAGGTCGGCGGGGCGCGGACGCTGAAGGTGCTCGATTTCGGCATCGCCAAGGTGCTGTCCGATCACCCGACGTTCACCGAGGCGCTCGCCGCGACCCGGCAGGGGCCGAGCGCCTTCACGCCGCGCTACGGCGCGCCCGAGCAGTTCAACAAGGCCCGCGGCGCGACGGGCCCGTGGACCGACGTGTTCGCGCTCGGGCTCATCTTCGTCGAGCTCGTGAGCGGCAGGCGCGCGCTCGAGGGGGACGACCCCACGCAGCTCTACGTCGCCTCGGCCGACCCTGCGGTGCGCCCGACGCTGCGCGCGCGCGGGCTCCCTGACGCGCCCGAGGCGATCGAGCGCGTGCTCGACAAGGCGCTCGCGATCGAGCCCAAGCACCGCTTCACGAGCGCAGGCGAGTTCTGGGACGCCCTCTCGGCCGCGGCGCACGGCGAGCGCGCGGGGTCCTTCGCGGGTCGGGGCGGTTCCTCCCCGGAGCAGGCGGCGGGGCAGTCGACCGCGGAGTACGCGGCAGCGCAGGGGCTCGGCGTGGCCGTCGGGCCGAGCGAGCCGACGATGCTCGCCGACGCGCACGCGCCCGCCCCGGCGCGGCCTGCCGTCGTCAAGGTGAGCCAAGGCGCGAGCGGGCCGCAGGCCGCCGGCGCGAGCGGGCCGCAGGCCGCCGGCGCGACGGGCGGCGCGGCGCCTCGGGCGCGAGACGGGGCCGGCGCGCTGGCGACGGGGGGCTCCAGGACCGCGCAGGTCGAGGACTCCATGATCGAGACGGTCGCGCCGGCCAGACCCCCTGCGGCCGGCGCGGCCCCGCATCTCGGCGCGGCCCCGCATCCCGGCGCCGCCCCGCACCCCGGCGCCGCCCCGCACCCCCAGGCCGCGGCGGGCGGGCCGCCGCACGCCACGCCGCCGCCGCACGCCGCGCCACCGCACCGTCGCAGCACCGCGCGCGCGGCGCTTCCCTGGTTCGTCGCGGCGCTCGTGCTCGGGGGCGCCGGCGCGACGGCGTATGTCCTGACGCGGGCGCCCGACAAGAAGCCGGCGAAGGCGCCGGCCGCGCGCACCACCGCGGCATCGTCCGCCGGGCGTACCGCGCCGGCCGCGGCGGGCGTGCCGGCGCCCGCCACCGCCGCGCCGACGGCGAGCGCCTCGGCCGCGGCGCCTTCCGCCGAGCCCGCCGCGCCCGCGGCGCCGCCGGCGGACATGGTCTTCATCGGGCCCATCTCGACCACGATCGGCGCCGCGGGCGAGGCGCGCCAGGTGACGCTCACCCGCGGGTTCTACATCGATCGCAACGAGGTGACCGTCCGCGCCTACCGGGCCTGCATGCAGCAGCGCATGTGCTCCACGGCCGATCACGTCTCGCTGACGCCCGAGCTCCTGCCCGGCGCGCAGGCGCCGGTGGGGCCCGAGGAGCAGCGGGAGGTCGAGCTCTGGACGCGGCGCTGCAACGAGCCCCGCAACGCGACCGGGCACCCGATCAACTGCGTCGACTACTCCCAGGCCGAGAGCTACTGCCGCTTCCGCGGCCGGCGGCTGCCCACCGAGGCGGAGTGGGAGGTCGCCGCGCGCGGCGCGGCCGGCCGGGCGTTCGTCTGGGGCGACGAGGCGCCGGCCTGCGAGCGCGCCTGCTACGACCGCAACGAGGGCTGCCTGGCGCGCGGCGCCGACGTCTCGACGTGCGCGTCCGGCGCCCACCCGAGCGATCGCACCCCGGAGGGCATCTACGATCTCGCCGGCAACGTGTCCGAGTGGGTCTCGGACGGCCTCGTCTTCCCGCCGCCCGGCGGCGAGAACCCGCAGGGCGACCCTTCTTTCCCGCTGAAGGTCGTGCGCGGCGGGAGCTTCCTGGACGGCCCCGAGAAGCTCTCCGCCACGTACCGCACCGCCGCGGCGCCCGTGACGGCACACGCGTGGATCGGCTTCCGCTGCGCCATGGATGCGCCGGCGCAGGACGGCGCCGCCGCGCAGCCGCCCGCCCCCGCGCCGCAGGCTGCGCCGGCCGAGCAGGGAGCGGCGGCGCCCTGA
- a CDS encoding Uma2 family endonuclease, with protein MPIYAREGVRYAWLVDPIARTLEVLSLVSSRSWERGPIHRDAARVRVAPFEAIELDLSVLWAK; from the coding sequence ATGCCGATCTACGCGCGCGAGGGCGTGCGGTACGCGTGGCTGGTCGACCCGATCGCGCGCACGCTCGAGGTGCTCTCTCTCGTGTCCAGTCGAAGCTGGGAGCGCGGTCCGATCCACCGCGACGCCGCCCGCGTTCGCGTCGCCCCCTTCGAGGCGATCGAACTCGACCTCTCGGTCCTCTGGGCGAAGTAG
- a CDS encoding superoxide dismutase family protein, with product MSRWLKLSLLALGASALLAACGDDGESSAGSGSGASTSAASGSGGGDASTSTSASGSGGGDGGSGGGDGDGGSGGGDGGSGGGDGGSGGGESLRAEAELQGLNSSGLTGTATFTQAGEEVTLTITVSGCPAGEHSAHIHQNKSCENNGDAAGAHWIPNGEGLGSFKCDEAGQGTHRVKRGTDIWTVGGDEATDVTKYAIVVHAAADPQAGGRIACGLIELE from the coding sequence ATGTCACGATGGTTGAAGCTCTCGTTGCTCGCCCTTGGTGCCAGTGCTCTCTTGGCCGCGTGCGGGGATGACGGTGAGTCGTCCGCTGGCTCCGGCAGCGGCGCGAGCACGTCGGCCGCGAGCGGCTCGGGCGGCGGCGACGCTTCGACGAGCACCTCTGCGTCCGGAAGCGGCGGCGGCGACGGCGGAAGCGGCGGCGGCGACGGCGACGGCGGGAGCGGCGGCGGCGATGGCGGGAGTGGCGGCGGCGATGGCGGGAGTGGCGGCGGCGAGTCCCTGCGGGCCGAGGCGGAGCTCCAGGGGTTGAACTCGAGCGGTCTGACCGGGACTGCGACGTTCACGCAGGCCGGAGAGGAGGTGACGCTCACCATCACGGTGTCCGGCTGCCCTGCCGGCGAGCACTCCGCGCACATCCACCAGAACAAGAGTTGCGAGAACAACGGTGACGCTGCGGGCGCCCACTGGATCCCCAACGGCGAAGGGCTCGGCAGCTTCAAGTGCGATGAGGCTGGCCAGGGCACGCATAGGGTCAAGCGCGGGACCGATATTTGGACCGTCGGTGGCGACGAGGCCACCGACGTGACGAAGTACGCGATCGTGGTGCACGCCGCGGCAGACCCGCAAGCCGGCGGCCGCATCGCCTGCGGGCTCATCGAGCTGGAGTAA
- a CDS encoding poly(ethylene terephthalate) hydrolase family protein translates to MRRWLLALGVCVSTAACGNGSDGDAAASGGAVGTDSGATGGGGTASGGATGSGGTAESGGASSGGASSGGAGGSAPGGSSGATGGAASGGQTGSGGQGNAGSGGSTGSGGSTGSCVGDPFPTADPTKTGPFSVTADKNVGPLAGVVPDPIYGDEQQRFNVYRPSNIATSGHCHPILIWANGYRDNPEQKPPKCVVNSGSNQWCGQYGPIVNHLASHGFVVVASLSTATADGDPLPTTAGLDWILEQAEDASSPYYHALDTTKIGQLGHSYGGMSTCKTASDPRFSALGTICGTTALKGVHTPMLFFCGGNDSTVKCSGVHDVFKTVTDQPAFFLNELKADHGSWVYQGANGVSLSSAAAWFRVHLMDDTANRNFFYGDNCKFCTDGRAQAEQNALMKVP, encoded by the coding sequence ATGAGGCGTTGGCTACTGGCTTTGGGCGTGTGCGTTTCCACCGCGGCGTGTGGTAACGGATCGGATGGGGACGCTGCCGCGAGCGGGGGCGCGGTTGGCACGGACAGCGGTGCGACGGGCGGCGGGGGCACGGCCTCCGGTGGTGCGACGGGCTCTGGGGGAACGGCCGAAAGCGGCGGCGCATCCAGCGGCGGCGCATCCAGTGGTGGGGCTGGCGGCTCGGCGCCGGGCGGCTCGAGCGGGGCCACGGGTGGCGCGGCTTCGGGCGGGCAAACGGGCAGCGGCGGCCAAGGAAATGCCGGAAGCGGCGGCTCGACCGGTAGCGGCGGCTCGACCGGTAGCTGCGTCGGCGACCCGTTCCCCACGGCCGATCCTACCAAGACGGGCCCCTTCTCGGTCACCGCAGACAAGAACGTCGGCCCCCTCGCCGGCGTCGTTCCCGATCCGATCTATGGGGACGAGCAACAGCGCTTCAACGTGTACCGCCCGAGCAATATCGCAACCAGCGGCCACTGCCATCCGATCCTGATCTGGGCCAATGGCTACCGGGACAATCCGGAGCAGAAGCCACCGAAATGCGTCGTCAACTCCGGCAGCAATCAGTGGTGCGGACAATACGGACCGATCGTCAACCATCTCGCGTCCCACGGTTTCGTCGTGGTGGCTTCTCTCAGCACCGCGACCGCCGATGGCGATCCTCTTCCCACGACCGCGGGCCTCGATTGGATCTTGGAACAAGCCGAGGATGCGAGCAGCCCGTACTATCACGCCCTCGACACCACGAAGATCGGCCAGCTTGGCCATTCCTATGGGGGCATGTCGACTTGCAAGACGGCCTCCGATCCCCGTTTCTCGGCCCTCGGCACGATTTGCGGCACCACTGCCCTCAAGGGAGTGCACACCCCCATGTTGTTCTTCTGCGGGGGGAACGACTCCACGGTGAAATGCAGCGGGGTCCACGATGTCTTCAAGACAGTCACCGATCAGCCCGCGTTTTTCCTCAACGAGCTCAAAGCGGATCACGGTAGCTGGGTCTATCAGGGCGCAAATGGCGTGTCCCTGTCGTCGGCCGCGGCCTGGTTCCGCGTTCATCTGATGGATGACACAGCGAACAGGAACTTCTTCTACGGCGACAACTGCAAGTTCTGCACCGATGGCCGCGCGCAAGCAGAGCAGAACGCCCTGATGAAGGTCCCCTGA
- a CDS encoding radical SAM protein, with amino-acid sequence MRIKTHLVSMPWADVYVPSVQLGALKAHLDVAFPGRFTTNTYSAFCSVFLDAGESDLYSELSEFREFPYFLLALERFIRPRGSVEGAPSLDELLSIVNAPKRGRVKLTKRSLTRLRSATHRYIDAALGPELIRNGVNLVGFTLNYNQVYSSIYCALYLGQRYPDHRCVFVFGGASAAATSVADVLKRLGIRGFGVLGEGEKKLELLAGAYLRTPLSEMERLHDSIPGEVQGIYDIQTNQMDLFKRDPANFASQLVSIRDLGVPDLEEYFRAIRRVFRGAEAIRPFSKNVLLPVEGSRGCFAKCDFCGINVNWEGFRKRLAGDIVKDVLAMIKRYGVRRILFMDNVCDTWAEGYADELIRLNIQIPATMELRAHHPERFWTKLALAGVDAAQVGIESLSSSLIRRMNKGTRARQNILVQKWLKELGIRSLSNLIIGHPRSTMDDIAETQRIIEETPHLGSYSLSDYTLSYGSPLFNQLGPDEMARLRPDTYLEGLEGVERFLVPYYGYSAPEGWFEPGVMEGWRSFAGWYEEHVQWKRGIPAMEVHRVSPGELLIRDERSGDLVETVLDGELACIYDLCHAGMEPGRAAAAAGLQQEKVLRLLGELVERRLALEVEGHFISLALRPRDELLRNHYVASASRETEAMRPTEAKPQARRLSMI; translated from the coding sequence ATGAGGATCAAGACACACCTGGTGTCGATGCCGTGGGCCGATGTCTATGTTCCCTCGGTCCAGCTCGGCGCGCTGAAGGCGCACCTCGATGTCGCGTTCCCCGGCCGTTTCACGACCAACACATACTCTGCATTTTGCTCGGTGTTCCTCGACGCCGGCGAGTCGGACCTGTACTCCGAGCTCTCGGAGTTCAGGGAGTTCCCGTACTTCCTCCTCGCTCTGGAGCGGTTCATCAGGCCGCGCGGGTCCGTCGAGGGGGCCCCCTCCCTCGACGAGCTGCTCTCGATCGTGAACGCTCCGAAGCGCGGTCGCGTCAAGCTCACGAAGCGCTCGCTGACCCGCCTGAGGAGCGCGACGCACAGGTACATCGACGCCGCGCTGGGGCCGGAGCTCATCCGGAACGGCGTGAACCTGGTCGGCTTCACGCTCAATTACAACCAGGTCTATTCGTCCATTTACTGCGCCCTCTACCTGGGCCAGAGGTACCCGGATCACAGGTGCGTCTTCGTGTTCGGCGGGGCGAGCGCGGCGGCGACCAGCGTCGCCGACGTGCTGAAGCGGCTAGGTATCCGCGGGTTTGGCGTCCTCGGAGAGGGGGAGAAGAAGCTGGAGCTGCTCGCGGGCGCCTACCTGCGCACCCCCCTGAGCGAGATGGAGCGTCTCCACGACAGCATCCCCGGCGAGGTGCAGGGGATCTATGACATCCAGACCAACCAGATGGATCTCTTCAAGAGAGATCCGGCGAACTTCGCTTCGCAGCTCGTATCCATCCGAGACCTCGGCGTCCCGGATCTGGAGGAGTACTTCCGGGCCATCAGGAGGGTGTTCCGGGGCGCGGAGGCGATCCGACCGTTCAGCAAGAACGTGCTGCTTCCCGTCGAGGGGAGCCGGGGATGCTTCGCCAAGTGCGATTTTTGCGGCATCAACGTCAACTGGGAGGGCTTCAGAAAGCGGCTCGCGGGGGACATCGTCAAGGATGTGCTGGCTATGATCAAGCGCTACGGGGTGCGACGTATCCTGTTCATGGACAACGTCTGCGACACGTGGGCGGAGGGCTATGCCGATGAGCTGATACGGCTCAACATCCAGATTCCAGCGACGATGGAGCTCCGGGCGCACCACCCTGAACGGTTCTGGACAAAGCTGGCCCTGGCCGGGGTCGATGCTGCTCAGGTCGGGATCGAGTCCCTGTCCTCGTCGCTGATCCGACGAATGAACAAGGGGACCAGGGCGCGGCAGAACATCCTCGTTCAAAAGTGGCTGAAGGAGCTGGGCATCCGCTCGCTCTCGAACCTGATCATCGGGCACCCCCGCTCGACGATGGATGATATCGCCGAGACACAGCGGATCATCGAGGAGACGCCTCACCTGGGGAGCTACAGCCTGTCGGATTATACGTTGTCTTATGGAAGCCCTCTCTTCAACCAGCTCGGTCCTGATGAGATGGCGCGGCTCAGGCCCGATACCTATCTGGAAGGACTGGAGGGCGTCGAGCGATTCCTCGTGCCATACTACGGCTACTCCGCGCCCGAGGGATGGTTTGAGCCCGGCGTGATGGAAGGCTGGCGTAGCTTTGCCGGGTGGTACGAGGAGCACGTCCAGTGGAAGCGTGGGATCCCGGCCATGGAAGTCCACCGGGTGAGCCCGGGCGAGCTGCTCATCAGGGACGAGCGCTCCGGGGATCTCGTCGAGACGGTTCTCGATGGGGAGCTGGCGTGCATCTATGATCTGTGCCACGCCGGCATGGAGCCAGGGCGAGCGGCAGCGGCCGCCGGGCTCCAGCAGGAAAAGGTCCTGCGGCTGCTCGGTGAGCTCGTCGAGCGGCGCCTCGCGCTCGAGGTGGAAGGCCACTTCATCTCCCTGGCGCTGAGACCCAGGGATGAATTGCTCCGAAATCACTACGTGGCATCGGCAAGCCGGGAGACGGAGGCGATGAGGCCCACGGAGGCGAAGCCGCAGGCGAGACGACTCTCGATGATATGA
- a CDS encoding 2OG-Fe(II) oxygenase, producing MKIQETTVNGRKVILVDHLFRKKKIEQVYRTLSESYVYYRGQLSSSADHFPKMVAHFVDLEAFQSLFFYEDVFGLMKQCCADVPHHLYKAYVNQTSYGDVNYPHVDCKPRRRDVTVLYYANPRWDREWGGETMLYDDSGAFNLAVLPAPGRVLIFPGATWHCAGIPSRVCPVSRFTLAMKYTPSAKDARQVRSSRPRDA from the coding sequence ATGAAGATACAAGAAACGACGGTCAACGGACGCAAGGTCATCCTCGTGGATCACCTCTTCCGCAAGAAGAAGATCGAGCAGGTCTACCGGACCCTCTCGGAGTCCTACGTCTACTACCGAGGGCAGCTCAGCTCGAGCGCGGATCATTTCCCGAAGATGGTGGCGCACTTCGTGGACCTCGAGGCGTTCCAGTCGCTCTTCTTCTACGAGGACGTCTTCGGCCTCATGAAGCAGTGCTGCGCGGACGTGCCCCACCACCTCTACAAGGCGTACGTCAACCAGACGTCCTACGGCGACGTCAACTACCCGCACGTCGACTGCAAGCCGCGTCGCCGAGACGTGACGGTGCTCTACTACGCCAACCCGCGCTGGGACCGCGAATGGGGGGGAGAGACGATGCTCTACGACGACTCGGGGGCCTTCAACCTGGCTGTCTTGCCGGCCCCTGGGCGCGTCTTGATCTTCCCGGGCGCGACATGGCACTGCGCGGGCATTCCGAGCAGGGTGTGCCCCGTGTCGCGGTTCACGCTGGCCATGAAGTATACGCCGTCCGCGAAGGACGCCCGGCAGGTTCGATCGAGCAGGCCGCGAGATGCGTGA
- a CDS encoding glycosyltransferase, whose product MKICIISKFPPIQGGVSTRTYWMAYALAKRGNQVWVVTNADEAEADYRMVMTPSDKRRLHIRFANGGSVRCVSSERPAYDLYVPWANPYVTKLASMATDIVREHACDLIYAYYLEPYGMAASLAAQWTGVPCVLAHAGSDISVLMTRPWLRTSYAEILKRAHRVVTAKHFDDLFVGLGVKKRRLYHLGSDSLPTHCFRPGAPRLDVNERLAEALAGHDWLHACFRESAPKTFDPRVPTLGMYGKIDHAKGMFDFIRALGMVQRRGVDVQAIMMCGGAEKSCRELAAFIRENRVEENVWLLPFMPNWVIPSLINATTATCFLERDFFIDYHTPGVPREVLACGSCLVLSGDIHKKRGYKEGLVDGENCLLVPDPRDHEALASKLEWVARNPREAEELGRRGLLLSRMWEDFDEYMEDLHTMFHGFVSA is encoded by the coding sequence ATGAAGATCTGCATCATCAGCAAGTTCCCACCCATTCAAGGGGGCGTCAGCACCCGGACCTACTGGATGGCGTATGCGCTCGCCAAGCGCGGCAATCAGGTCTGGGTCGTCACGAACGCCGACGAAGCAGAGGCAGATTACCGGATGGTCATGACCCCATCCGACAAGCGGCGGCTGCACATCCGCTTCGCGAACGGCGGCTCCGTCCGCTGCGTCTCGTCGGAGCGCCCTGCGTACGACCTCTACGTCCCCTGGGCGAACCCGTACGTGACCAAGCTGGCCTCCATGGCGACGGACATCGTCAGGGAGCACGCCTGCGATCTGATCTACGCCTACTACCTGGAACCGTACGGGATGGCTGCATCTCTCGCGGCGCAATGGACGGGGGTCCCCTGCGTCCTGGCGCACGCGGGGAGCGACATCTCGGTCCTGATGACGAGGCCGTGGCTGAGGACCTCCTACGCCGAGATCCTGAAGCGGGCGCACAGGGTCGTGACGGCGAAGCACTTCGATGACCTCTTCGTGGGGCTCGGAGTGAAGAAGAGGCGGCTCTACCACCTCGGCTCCGACTCCCTCCCCACGCACTGCTTCCGCCCCGGCGCGCCGAGGCTCGACGTGAACGAGCGCCTGGCGGAGGCGCTCGCCGGCCACGACTGGCTCCATGCGTGCTTCCGCGAATCCGCCCCGAAGACGTTCGATCCCCGTGTCCCCACGCTCGGGATGTACGGCAAGATCGATCATGCGAAGGGCATGTTCGACTTCATCCGGGCGCTGGGGATGGTGCAGCGCCGGGGCGTCGACGTCCAGGCGATCATGATGTGCGGCGGCGCCGAGAAAAGCTGCCGCGAGCTCGCCGCGTTCATCCGCGAAAACCGGGTGGAGGAGAACGTCTGGCTGCTCCCGTTCATGCCGAACTGGGTGATCCCGAGCCTCATCAACGCCACCACGGCGACGTGCTTCCTGGAGCGAGACTTCTTCATCGACTACCACACGCCGGGCGTACCGAGAGAGGTGCTCGCGTGCGGCAGCTGCCTCGTCCTGTCGGGTGATATCCACAAGAAACGAGGTTACAAGGAGGGCCTCGTGGACGGAGAGAACTGCCTCCTCGTGCCGGATCCGAGGGACCACGAAGCCTTGGCCAGCAAGCTCGAATGGGTCGCGCGCAACCCCAGGGAGGCGGAGGAGCTCGGCCGTCGTGGCCTCCTCCTCTCGCGCATGTGGGAGGATTTCGACGAGTACATGGAGGATCTACATACCATGTTCCATGGATTCGTCAGCGCATAG
- a CDS encoding multinuclear nonheme iron-dependent oxidase gives MAVHIGMSYHPELHDLLWRARDEGLVDFLEIQPERYIYSHFERGQMKRLLSDFGTSYCFHFACNSLGSADYRLDRNARQRRDIVNRLAPRWCSDHMTSCRIGDFDLEKNLPLLRTDETLQILVENIKLFQEGLAAPFLLENIATMWELKRSTIAHDDFFARAVEMADCGILLDLHNLYADQLNHGLDARAFIDRMPAHRIRQLHLAGGSSHDGYYYDGHDHEVPQVVFELLEHLLTRVTPEAVILEREARFKDLPRVWDDLVRIRGMCQR, from the coding sequence ATGGCTGTTCACATCGGCATGAGCTACCATCCGGAGCTTCACGACCTGCTGTGGCGAGCCAGGGATGAGGGGCTCGTCGACTTCCTGGAAATACAGCCGGAGCGATACATCTACAGTCACTTCGAGAGGGGCCAGATGAAGCGGCTACTCTCCGACTTCGGCACGTCGTACTGCTTTCATTTCGCCTGCAACTCGCTGGGCAGCGCCGACTATCGGCTCGACCGCAACGCGCGGCAGCGTCGCGACATCGTCAATCGGTTGGCCCCGCGCTGGTGCTCGGATCACATGACGTCCTGCCGCATCGGCGATTTCGACCTCGAGAAGAACCTGCCGCTGCTGCGGACCGACGAGACGCTGCAGATCCTCGTGGAGAACATAAAGCTCTTTCAGGAGGGCCTCGCTGCGCCGTTCCTGCTCGAGAACATCGCCACGATGTGGGAGCTGAAGCGATCGACGATCGCCCACGACGACTTCTTTGCCCGGGCCGTCGAGATGGCCGACTGCGGCATCCTGCTCGACCTCCACAACCTGTACGCCGACCAGCTCAACCACGGGCTGGACGCGAGGGCGTTCATCGATCGCATGCCGGCGCACCGTATAAGGCAGCTCCACCTCGCCGGAGGCTCCTCGCACGACGGTTACTATTATGATGGCCACGACCACGAGGTCCCCCAGGTCGTCTTCGAGCTGCTGGAGCACCTCCTGACACGGGTGACCCCGGAGGCCGTGATCCTGGAGCGCGAGGCGCGCTTCAAGGACCTGCCCAGGGTGTGGGATGATCTCGTCCGGATTCGAGGGATGTGCCAGCGATGA